A window of the Sabethes cyaneus chromosome 1, idSabCyanKW18_F2, whole genome shotgun sequence genome harbors these coding sequences:
- the LOC128745933 gene encoding uncharacterized protein K02A2.6-like, whose product MKLHLRGSVWWPKIDADAESFVKKYRGCILVSAPEPPEPMVRKEMPNGPWQGIAIDFLGPLPDGQTLLVVVDYYSRYIEVCEMNQTTSKETIAQLSSMFSRFGVPLTLRADNEPQFNANCEEFQAFCKDLGVQLINTIPYWPQQNGEVERQNRSILKRLKIAQQLGQDWRKVLSQFLLSYHATTHPTTGRAPSELMFGRRIRTKLRQVPTITLANEECRDYDKLQQVKGKEYTDVKRKARLSEITVGDHVLAKRMRKDNKLSTNYAPEEFVVIRKTGADVTIKSVENGKEYRRNVAHLKKLLDHIDNPSNAGGADAEETTETMSSKSCNAGSSTETTLTMMQPQKDKLISIKRNRNMPVKFKDYLPH is encoded by the coding sequence ATGAAATTGCATCTTCGTGGCTCAGTCTGGTGGCCGAAGATAGACGCCGACGCGGAATCATTTGTGAAAAAGTATCGAGGATGTATCTTGGTTTCTGCACCGGAGCCGCCAGAACCAATGGTACGCAAAGAGATGCCAAATGGACCCTGGCAGGGGATTGCTATCGATTTTCTAGGACCTTTGCCAGATGGACAAACTTTGTTGGTCGTAGTTGACTATTACAGTCGTTATATTGAAGTTTGCGAAATGAACCAGACTACATCAAAGGAAACAATTGCCCAGCTGTCATCAATGTTCAGTCGTTTCGGCGTTCCGTTAACATTGCGGGCTGACAATGAACCTCAATTCAATGCAAATTGCGAGGAATTCCAAGCATTCTGCAAGGATTTGGGAGTACAGCTGATCAACACAATTCCCTATTGGCCGCAACAAAACGGGGAAGTCGAGCGACAAAatcgttcaattttgaaaagatTAAAGATAGCACAACAACTCGGCCAGGACTGGAGAAAAGTTTTGTCACAATTTTTGCTATCGTACCATGCGACAACTCATCCCACAACTGGTCGTGCACCGTCCGAATTGATGTTTGGGCGACGAATTAGAACAAAGCTACGTCAGGTACCAACAATCACTCTAGCAAATGAGGAATGCAGAGATTATGATAAACTCCAGCAAGTAAAAGGAAAGGAGTACACCGATGTTAAACGAAAAGCCCGTCTTAGCGAAATTACGGTAGGAGATCATGTTCTTGCAAAGAGGATGCGAAAAGATAACAAATTGAGTACGAATTACGCACCTGAGGAATTTGTTGTGATCAGGAAAACAGGAGCCGATGTTACAATAAAATCAGTCGAAAACGGAAAGGAGTATCGTCGTAATGTGGCTCACCTGAAGAAGCTGTTAGACCATATTGATAATCCGTCGAACGCAGGAGGTGCTGATGCGGAGGAAACAACGGAGACTATGTCGTCGAAAAGCTGCAATGCAGGATCATCTACCGAGACAACATTAACGATGATGCAGCCTCAGAAGGATAAGTTAATCAGCATAAAGCGAAACCGTAATATGCCCGTTAAATTCAAAGATTATCTACCACACTAG